GTTCCACTTCTTAGCACTTAAATCGAGGGAAACAATGTGTAAACGATATACTTTTCAATAATAAAACGAAATTTGCAGTTCGTATTAACAGGTAGTTTCTTAAGTCCACCAGGCAAATCACTAAGAGAAACAAACGAAGCCACATTCAAAATTTAGACTGTAATAGAATTTGATTCCATTGGCCTCACAGCctaataataattatctttCATAAAAccataaagcaaaaaaaatccaaaacatgaaTTCGCATGTAGAGAAACTAACGAAGCCACATTACTACATTGAAACCTCAAAAAAAGCAAACTAAGAGGCCGCCGAGCTTTTTGACTTTTGTGACCTCACTGTTGTTTAGcttcaaccttcttcttctgccagAGCCTGTCGACGCCACTGTCTGCGTCTCCCTGCAGATTcgatcaaaaacaaaactcattcACGATCTTTGTTATAACAAACTGTGGGAAGAATAATTCAAGCAATTTGAAGTAATCCAACAAACCTGAGCTCGGACAAATCCACATAGAGCAAAGGTGGTGAATTGGCCGGTGTACACACCATCAGCATCAAGGTGACCAATGTTAAGCTGAACAGAAGCATGATCCTTTGATGTGATCAATCTGTTTGTTGCCGAGctgaattttacaaaaaaaaaataacaaaaccgaATCAAGCTTAGTACTTAATTAAGAGAATTTAGCTTAATCTATATTAATCAAATgtagagaaaagagaaagctgATAATACCATTTTCTTGGAACGTAGAGCTCTGTGAACTGACCTTCTTCGTTCTGCATTTTTACAGATTTGGCTTGAACAGTCAAAAAGGATCTGAGCAGGTTAAACAgacacaaaaattattaatcagaTGAGCAATAGAACAAGTGATTCTGTAAAAATCCATTAGATACCAATGGAAGAAGGAGACTAAGACTTCTCAcctgtgatgaagaagaagaagtatctGAGATCAGTTTGGCGGCGACGAAGATGAAACTAAATGGtcggtttattttatttatagtagAGAGCTCTTAGGGTTTGCTTTTATCACAATGACCACTACACccctttattatgttttgttcaatAAACCCGATCCAATTATAGcgggttttaaatttaaatcgaACCGAAACTACTAAAGGTTTTAAACCAGAATTAGACCGACGCTTGTTTTTTGTAAACCTGTTGATTTGGTAATAACATCATCGGACTCGGGAATCgttaccaaaccaaaacaaaagactGGTTCAGTTTGGGTATTCAGATTGAAAATTTGGTTCAAATGTCTGATTCATCTAAATGCTTTTTTTCAGACTTGCttgcatatttttgttctttcaaaaaTGGTTTTGTAGAGAGACAGTTGACAAAATGACACATAAATCACGATAATACTCCCCAAAGAAAATTTGTGTTTACaagttttttgttctttgtttcttaataATGAGGAGAATTCAGATTCTTCTTGTTTGTAAATCTTTGACTCTTTATCAAAACACTTTCAGTAACCTGAGATCAAGACATATATCTAAGCAAAGTAAGAAACCAAATTAGTCTTAATGATTTTTGACtgtaaagttttaaaaactctaCACAAGAAGCACCTTCATCAAAAAAGCTCATTCTGTCCCGAAACTGCGGTCTCCAGCGTCTCCAAGCCCAGGTATTATGNGTGGTGAATTGGCCGGTGTACACACCATCAGCATCAAGGTGACCAATGTTAAGCTGAACAGAAGCATGATCCTTTGATGTGATCAATCTGTTTGTTGCCGAGctgaattttacaaaaaaaaaataacaaaaccgaATCAAGCTTAGTACTTAATTAAGAGAATTTAGCTTAATCTATATTAATCAAATgtagagaaaagagaaagctgATAATACCATTTTCTTGGAACGTAGAGCTCTGTGAACTGACCTTCTTCGTTCTGCATTTTTACAGATTTGGCTTGAACAGTCAAAAAGGATCTGAGCAGGTTAAACAgacacaaaaattattaatcagaTGAGCAATAGAACAAGTGATTCTGTAAAAATCCATTAGATACCAATGGAAGAAGGAGACTAAGACTTCTCAcctgtgatgaagaagaagaagtatctGAGATCAGTTTGGCGGCGACGAAGATGAAACTAAATGGtcggtttattttatttatagtagAGAGCTCTTAGGGTTTGCTTTTATCACAATGACCACTACACccctttattatgttttgttcaatAAACCCGATCCAATTATAGcgggttttaaatttaaatcgaACCGAAACTACTAAAGGTTTTAAACCAGAATTAGACCGACGCTTGTTTTTTGTAAACCTGTTGATTTGGTAATAACATCATCGGACTCGGGAATCgttaccaaaccaaaacaaaagactGGTTCAGTTTGGGTATTCAGATTGAAAATTTGGTTCAAATGTCTGATTCATCTAAATGCTTTTTTTCAGACTTGCttgcatatttttgttctttcaaaaaTGGTTTTGTAGAGAGACAGTTGACAAAATGACACATAAATCACGATAATACTCCCCAAAGAAAATTTGTGTTTACaagttttttgttctttgtttcttaataATGAGGAGAATTCAGATTCTTCTTGTTTGTAAATCTTTGACTCTTTATCAAAACACTTTCAGTAACCTGAGATCAAGACATATATCTAAGCAAAGTAAGAAACCAAATTAGTCTTAATGATTTTTGACtgtaaagttttaaaaactctaCACAAGAAGCACCTTCATCAAAAAAGCTCATTCTGTCCCGAAACTGCGGTCTCCAGCGTCTCCAAGCCCAGGTATTATGAACCTATTTCGTTGTAAATACACAAGGAAATTAAAAAGCCAAGAACCCAATACCGAAAACGTGTGAACTTGCATATCTGACTTACCCATGTTCATTGACTTCAGGATCGATCATTCCAGCATATACATGAAGCCTGAAATATGTTGCAAACAGTTTAGTAAAGAGTTAAACAAATGTCAAACAAGTTCAGAGATGATCTTTTGCTATTGATTTACCCAGGGAATTTCTCATTAAGCTTCGACAGTCCAGGAGGTGCAGTACACGCACAAATCTGTAATCAAGGGAGGTAccggaaaaaaatcaaactactTGGAGGATATTATTAGGTAGCCAAGATTTCTGACATAAAACtgctttctatatatatatatatatgattaccaCTTTGATTTGCTGAACAGACAAACCACGTTCCTTCAATAGATCCATCGCCGCAATTATGGTACCACCTAACATACAAATAAACAGTGTTTTGAAGCATAGAGAAAAAACCAAGCTGTTGCTAAACCTACACTTCAAGCTATGAAACAGTTTGGTATCACCATGTCATGCGTTCACATTCCCATATTATCGTGTACATTTTGAACATCAAACCTTAATTACACTTGTAATATGGAGGAGGCTAAAATGACTAAAACTCATTACGTTACAAGAATTGATTCAAGACTTTCTTACCTGTGGCAATCATTGGGTCGACCAAAAATACTCTCGAGTTCTTGGGAAATTCATCAGGCAACCTAAAGAAGATGTATCAAAAGCTGTTATTGTAAAACACTTCAGTAAAACTACATAATGCTGCAGACAAGTCCTTACTTGTTAAGATACACTGACGGCAAAAGTGTTTTCTCATCCCTACTTACTCCTGGCAAATAGGATAAAGCACGGGGACATCATACATAGgctattagattttaaaaaaaagagtcgTCATGTTTGACATCTTCGAACAAGAAAGTATTTACCTAAATGATACACTTTATTCGCAGGCAAAACCGAGGACGCATGTTCTGCAAGAGCAAGACCAGCTCTCAATATCGGAATAACCTACACAAGAGACAAAAACCAAGTGTcagatatgtttttatattttgcgTTTGAGAAGAAAGTATAAAGACAggaagaattggaggaattAAACGAACCGCAATAGGCTCTCTAGGATCAATGAATTCAACAGAAGCAGGACCAAGTGGAGACATTATTTCTCCAACAACAGTTGGCTTCAAAACACACAGACAAGAAACAATAAGCAAAAAAACCAGAgtaaacaaattcaagaaaaagaGATGTGAAACTTTGTTAAAACGGTTAGTCACCAGCCACTCTCGTGATGCTTCATACATGAGTAGTCTCCCTAGTTCAGCCATTGCATTCCCTaagataatttgaaaaaaaactcaagcTTTAAACAGAGACTTTTATAGTAGTAGCAAATTCATATTCAAACGCAATTAAGCAGATAATATAGTCTAAGAGCTAAAGAATGTTCACTAAATTCAAGAATTAGGATCCAACGAATCAGAAATTGAATTCAGTTCTACATGCATCTCTCTACTTGGTGTGGGATAAAATCTTATCTACTCACTGAAAATAGGACAAGGGGTCTGGTCATTTCTCAGAACAGAGATCCAATGTTTGATCAACGGATGTGGTGGCACAAACACCTgaaacccaaaatcaaatcaacaNaaaaaaaaaaaaaaaaaaaaaaaaaaatctaaaattcaatcggagtgtttttttgtttgtttgtttaccaGCATCCTGTTGCTTCCGTTGATGGAACCTTCCGACGCAGCCATTTTAGCTCTAACTCGAATACACCGCCGGGAaacagacgaagaagaagaagaagaagcaccgACGAAATTCTATACAACCAAAATTCgagaaaatcaaaagcaaaaagattCAGTTTGAATATACAAAAAGGGTTCACTCGAAGCTAAGGAATAAtagaatataattatatatctacTCGGGCGAGAATCGGGGAGAAATTAAAGGAGAGGAGAGAGGACgaaggattagggtttaggCGGCTGCTGCTACATTGTTGTCGGGGATCAAAACGCAGCGTATCGGAACTACACCTGAATGCGTTACTACTACTAATTGAGTACGCCATTTTCGTCGATGTTGTTCCCAATCTGGTTAGAATCTTTTTACAAAGACGATAGGGCGGGCGAACGAACTTAAACCGGCTCTCAATTAAGTAGTATAGTACCGAAACTAATTTTCGATCTTATTCTTTCGGCCCATTAGGGCATGTCCATTGCACATTTTTTTAGAGGgtctttgattaaaaaataataaaataagacacataatattaaaattcactAGTAAATGTCTTTTTTACTCAAGAATTGTACTTATCTAGCTGTTtctctttgttcaaaaaaaaaaaactaaaataaaaatctagctGTTTCTCAAGATACATAACATTAAAAAGGTTTACTATATAATTAGAGACAAATccatagaaataataataacttttttaaaaagaaaaacaaaagctttaCCAATGTAGTTGAAGCAAATGTGATGTTTTTGAAGAAAAGTGTATTGTTTGATGAGAAAATATATGAGACAGCTTATTTGGTGaatatttacaatctttttttttaggattaataattaattatatactttcCTGAATTAtggaagtttattttttttgttagaaaaataattatttttcttttagaattagtaattttgtaaattctttATCATTACATTTTTACAGTATTAATAATTTAGCTTCATAATTATAGAATTAAATCTTATTAGAACTAGTATATAAATTTCTTCATAATCACATTTTTACAGTACTAGTAATTAGCTTTATAATTCTTAATTATAgaagtaaaatttattttagaattattgtgatattgtataatttccttataataaTGATATTGTATAATCTTAAGAGCTAAGATCAGATTTTTATCTACTTTGATAACCAAGTcttaaaactgattttttttgtttaatgaagaattatatatatatatatatatataatcatatattatttttaagatagagacaaattttgcaaaaaaaaattgaacaggTTTCTATAATAAGATATAAGTTTACACCACATATACATAACTTTACACTGTAGTAGAGATCTCCAATGTTATATTATAAACACACATGATTGATTACACACCTTCACATTGTGATAGAAGACATAGTGTGGTTCCAAAATTCTGTATATAttttactgcttcaaataaTATCTGAGGTCTTCCGCGTTGGGTTGGTCCCTGAGTTTAGCCATTGCCCTCCGTTCGATCTTCCGAATCCATTCTTTGCTAACTCTAAGAAGCTTCCCAATCTCTTCAAGGGACTTGGGCCTGTAGTCTTGAAGACCATAACGTAGAACCATCACTTGCTTCTCTCTTGGCTCTAGCCCTTCTAGAAGATCATGTAAGTCTCTCCTCGCGCTCTGCCTCATCACAGCCTCCTCTGGACTCTCCATCGTCCTGTCCGGTGTAAATTCCTGTATGCACGGAAAACGAGCTTTGAGTctcaaaaccgaaccaaattgaaCAAAGCGAATAGCATAAAATCCAAACTGAACCAATCTTTATGATAAACAGATGGTAACAGTATTTTCATTCCAtactaaaactaaacaaatcttgGTTCTTGTTCGATGGAAATTTCTCAAAACCAACGATTGAGCCAACCACCTTTGAACAGTAAAACCGAATCCTCAGTCCTCCACTCCCAACATGAATTGCTAAAAATATCCATAGTTTCAGCACATTTTGGTCCAAAACGACATACCAGGAATTTTGTAGAAAAGCAATCCCCGACTTTCTTTTCGATAGAACCGACCACTCTTAGGCATTGGTTAGCTGCTCGAATCTTCTTCACCGACAGGCTTGTTAGTTTCGAAATCTCCTCATCAGCCGGATATTTTATCCCATGGCTCGTTTTCAAGGTCTTACGAGCCTTTTGGATCTGATTGATAGTTCGGATTATTGATGCCTGCCAATAAACAGAAACAATCAAGGGAAACAAGTGAGGTTAGTTATGTTGAAAATGAGACAAAACttagataaacaagaaaaacgggtcaaaaaatcaaaatgcacGAACAGGAATATGGACGCCTCTTGCGTGCCGTGACACCATCATGGACATTGATTTTCTTATCCAATACTGCACGTATGTTGAAAACTTGTAACCCCTTGTGTGATCAAACCTCTCTGCTCCTTGTAACACCCCCACATACCCTGCCTGCAAAACCCAAAATATAAGAACAAAAGGAACTGCAATCACAGTTTTAAAACTTTCCACTTGCAAACGTTCTTTCTGTAATCATAATCTTAAGCTAAAAAGATAGAACTTTTGTAGGACTCATAATAAAACTCTTAAGGAGAGAAGATGAACCTGAACTAAATCTTCGTGGGCGATTCCCAGTCCACGGTAATTTCTTGCAAGAAAGAGAACCAAAGACCGGGTGCTTTTCAACAGTTCATCTCTACAGTACCAACCGTAATGTAGATTGCGCATCAGGAGTTTCTCGTTCATCCCAGCTGCTTCTGCCCAACAACTCAAACTCGCTACCTTACCACTTTCTTCCTCCAGTTGCGTTCTGATTCTCTCCATATCCGCCACTATCTTCAAAAGATACATGAGAGTGTCATAAGAATTTCTTGTTAACTAAAAGAGAACAAaggaaaggtaaaaaaaaagtagagaaataTTTCACACTGAACCTTGACTCCTGTTGACATCTCAGCCTCGTTTCTAGAgatcctctctcttttctttctatatatcgGTGGTCTTCTCACTCTAGGGGCATCGATATTGTTCCATATGGTTCTTAACCCGGTTGGCAAAGAACCCTGATCAACACCATTCTCACCTGTCACACTCGACCTTCTAGCtatctttttcaatttcctTCTGGATGATACAAAGACTTGCTGATTCGGTGCTGTACCCACCAACTCGGTTGTGTCAGATAAGCATGAGGTGATTGAAGAACAACGAGACCTAGATAGACAGGTTTTGAAAAACTCAGCAGCCCCTAACTTGGCCATTTGCAACATAATATCTCTTTCCATTCTCAAAGAGTCCAAGGCAACAAAAGTTTCCTCTAGTGCTAAAAGGTTCTTTGCTAGTAAATTGTATTGCAACATGCTACGAGAAGAATATGATTTTTCTGCAGAAGACATTTGTTCTCCAATAttttcctgaaaaaaaaatgaataccaCCACAccactaaggaaaaaaaaaaagagcatgaAATATAGTGTTCATACTGCAGTGAAACTTTCAATACACACACACCTTTGAATCTTTGATCTCAACATAGAGATTATTTGATGTAGTGTAAGGAGTTGCAGATGCGCAGCCACATGCTTTAAAAGGATCTTTCTGATAGATAATTCTGCTTTCCTCTTTGAGTGAGGATAGAAACGACCATCTCGTTGGAAACACAGAATTCATTGGAATTCTAACTGAAGCATCAAGTAACAGAGAGAAGTCATTTAAAAAAACTGCAAAATCGATGACAAGAGCAAGCGTAATCaactatacatacatacataatcTATCCGAAttgggggagagagagagtaaacgTAGCTCACCAAAAATAGGGAAAGAAGTTTGCTCACATCTTAAAAGGGAGAGCCAATGTTTAATCAAAGGATGTGGAGGTACGAAGACCTGGATTGGATCCAAATAAGAATTCAGAACATGTTTGAATGAAAGGGCTGGGAAAGAGAGAATAAGGTAGATGACTAGGTAGTGTTAAAGTTACCAGCATAGTATTGGTCGACGCCATAGTCGATCGCACCAAGATACGTCGccgagaagaagaggaagacgaagaagaaccAACAATCTAGAAANNNNNNNNNNNNNNaaaaaaaaaaaaaaaaaaaaaaatcagctcgAGAGAGAGTGGGCACACGCGCGTCTGTCTATACAGATGATGTATGACTGTacatgtagagagagagagagagagagagagagagagagagaagagaacacACCTGTTTGGGAATGGGGAATGAATTGAAGGACGCCATTGATTGACGCAGGGAACGAGCGAGCGAGGAAGGAGATATAGTGTTGTGTACAATTTGTATGGTTGTAGTAGaccacacttttttttttttttttttttctcttcttttttcactgttataaatatttatgccAAACTATCTTGACCATACAATTTAGTATTtacagaaaattttaaaaattcacattttttaaatttaaaggaAAGCAATTATATTTTTCCTACAATCATAAAAGACAGAATTTGGACTAACCGGAAAAGTTCAAACCAGACTGAACTGTCGAATTTCTAGACCAAAATTATGTGTGGACTGTTGAGTAATGAAAAATAGAGTATGTGGTGAACGTGATGAATTCATTGCTGGTCATGATTGATTACAGCTATTTGGAAATTGTTTACATTTGTATAGAAGAAACAGACTTTTAACTGTTTTCAATATATAGGGGTTTATATTAGTACTTGCTAGTACTATTATTTTGACGACAACATAACACAGTTACTTTCTTGTCATGACCAACATGCAAATGAAACCCACTGATTTAGTAGGCAGCTGAAATCCATTTAACCGGAATTGcaagtcaaaactcaaaaccaaaactatggTTACGATACTGCATGTTTCTTTCTGTTAATCTGTTGTTATCCTAATCAAAGTCTAGACTACATACAAATGCAATCgtagaatcaaaacaaaagaaggttAACTTGGtctactatattatatatttaaaaggtaataacaaaacttacaaaaattATATCTGAAATTATGAAAACGATAAGCCATGAACGATGTTGTCGTACAATTCTACcagaagatcaaagaagaaaagtGCATGAAAGATCAAAAAAGAGGATTTATTGACGACTAACATCCAGCATGCCCTCCCTCGCAGGCGGCACAACCGGTATCATCATCCTTTTCACGATTAGGTTTAGTGCTGATGCAGCAACACACGAGAGCCACCAGCAAGATGAATCCCCAAACAAATGCAAATGATTGTGCCACCTTCAAGaatttctccatttttcttttgtgttccTACAATATTCCGCTGCTTGTCATTATGATCATATCTCTGAAAAACCTCCCAAAAGCCTTGAAAACTTCATTTCTATTTCGACAAAAGTTAAAGAATGGAACATCGTAGAGATTTGCATATCCTCAAAGATGTGAACAggtgtttttatttatagagaaaGAGGGATCAAGACCAACATGTTCGAGAGTATAAATGACCTGTGATTCTTTATATCTAAGGATGATGGGATGTGCGGTTAAATGATCTGTGGCCATGTGggattttattatatgtttttgatgacctttttgcttttatatatttagtatgATTTGCCAGATCGAATAATATTTTGTTCGTTGagtaattaattagtaattagtaCTCAGGATCTAATACTAGTTTTTTTCAAGTGCGAGATGACATAATTCATTTTGTGCAACataataataactaattaaaacgAACCTCAACCAAAAATCTTACCTGATTAATTggttatataatgtatataacCCTGGAGCCCTTTATTAGATTGGATGCTCGTACTCCCAACAAGTCGTTGGTCGGAATTGTGAAACTCTCGATCTAAAAGTTATTCTTGTCTTTCTTGTGGGCTCTAATAAAAGTAAGTTAGAAACTATAGATGATACAAAACGAATGCTCATCTTCATATAAGAAACAGAAAGTTACCATTAAGGTGATAGAAATATAAGAATTTATTGTTGTTAATCCAGAAAGATAACAATGTTGGttgttatgaattatgaaaCATGTGTTGTTAACTTTGAATTACAAAGacatgaaggaaaaaaaaaaacatgaggaataaagaagaaaaaataaacatgattcCATATGTCTTAAAATATAACGCACTCGGTTTTCTAGAAGGAATGTAAGTTTTCTCCGTTTGATACTATGCTTGAGATTAAACATTAAAGATTAAAATGAACTTATGTAGATGTGGTTTGCTGGTTTGGGTTGATTTATGAgaatatatcaaaaaacaaattagctgTAAACTTTCAAATCATATTTACCTAGCTAGTGATAACTGATGATAGGCTGGTAGCTTCaagttttttctctctcttgacTTCTCCCACAAGACTATTAGTCAAATTGGCTGCTTATGAGAGCcaacggagaaaaaaaaaaaaacacaattatgcCCCCAAGAATGTGATTTGGAGATgaattgatgaagaagacatcTTGTTTACTCTTGTCTCTCTTCGATCTTGATTTGTTATGAGCTCGtccttatatttttcttcatatgaGTTGTATGTGAATTTCTTGTAAATATCAGAATAAGGAATATAAAATTTGACGCAAACAAAAAATCCCAACGAAATTAAGAGAATGTAAATGCATTTAAAAGGGAGAGAAAATGAATATCCAGTAACCAAACCTTGGTAACCCTTAGTATCACcattaataaaagattaatcACATAACCGATAAAGGCAATAGAACATTGTTATGAAGgaaacagaacaacaaaaaagtcctttatataatattacggaagtacacaaccttCTTTTGTAGACTACTAGGAATTAACCTGCGGTACACTGcgagacaatatttttaattttaaaatttatattgtatttatttattattttattattattttattaattttaaaaatataaaattttacagctatttgatataagtattcaaagtataggatttttgtagtgttttcaaggttttaacccatgtggtatatgtatagtctagtaatacatttatctcctcgtacacatctaaaagtgttttaaaaaaaaaacaattacacttaactccctatatagGATTAATGCCAACCTGATGAGACCATGGACAATTTGGAACAAAGAGTTACAGAGCAGCTTGAACCTGAGAAGCTTCTTCCAAAAGAAGAAGCCGTTCTGCCAGAAGAAGAAGGCGTTCTGCCAGAAGAGGAAGACGTTCTGCCAATGGAAGAAGGCATTCTACAGGAAGCCTTGTATGTATTTTGATTATTGATGGTGGTAGTTGTACTAATGTTGCGAGCAGGACTATGGTGGAGAAACTTGGCTTAGAAGTGCTTAAACATCCAAAACCATATGCGCTCCAATGGCTTAACGAAAAAGGTGAGATGTTCGTCAAGGAGCAAGTCAAAGTGCCGCTTTCAATTGGTAAGTATCAGGACGAGATCATATGCGACATATTACCGATGGACGCTAGCCACATTCTTCTTGGACGACCATGGTAATCAGACCGACAAGTTCACCACGATAGTTTCACCAATCGACACACCTTCGAACACAATGGTCGAAAGACAACTCTCATTCCAATGACGCCGCATGAAGTCTATCTAGACCAGCTAAGCATGAAACAGCGGACCGCCAAACAAACTGAACCAATCGATACAAAGGGTAAGGGTAAGGTAAGTTACAATAGTTTACTATTTGTTTACAAAGAAAGCCTTGCTTGTTCGACTAACCCCGAACCGGTGCTACCGAGTAAGATTGAGTTGGTTTTGAATGAATATAGTGATGTGTTTCCGGAAGACAATCCCATTGGTTTACCACCTATCCGAGGGATCGAGCATCAAATCGACTTTGTGCTGGGAGCCGCTTTACCAAACCGACCTGCTTACCGCACCACCCCAACCGAAACAAAGGAACTCGAAAGACAAGTGAACGAGCTGATGGACAAAGGACATATTCGAGAAAGCATGAGTCCATGTGTCGTTCCAGTGTTGCTAGTACCTAAGAAAGATGGGAGTTGCCGTATGTGCGTGGACTTCCGAGCCATCAACAACATTACGGTTAAATATCGCCACCCTATCCCTAGATTAGATGATATGCTTGATGAATTGCATGGTTCTAGCatcttttctaaaattgatcttaaaagtggttatcatcaaattcgcatgaaagaaggtgatgagtggaaaacggcttttaaaactaaacaagggttatatgaatggttagtcatgccgtttgggttaACTAATGCGCCTAGTACTttcatgagattgatgaatcatGTCCTTAGGAAGCATATTGGTGATTTTgttgtggtttattttgatgacattttGGTTTACAGCAAAAATTTAGAGGATCATGTCATGCATCTTAAACTTGTTTTGGATTTGCTTCGGAAGGAAAAACTTTATGCAAACTTTAAGAAGTGCACCTTTTGCACAGATAATCTTGTTttcctaggctttgttgtgagcGCAGATGGAATCAAGGTTGATGAGGAAAAAGTCAAGGCAATCAAAGATTGGCCAAGTCCTACAAATGTAAGCGAGGTGAGGAGCTTTCACGACTTAGCAGGATTCTACCGACAGCATGTCAAGGATTTCAGCACCATTGCCGCACCGCTTACGGAAGTTATTAAAAAGGACGTTGGTTTCAAATGGGAAGCTGCACAAGAAAACGCCTTTCAGGCCTTGAAAGAGAAGCTCACTAATTCCCATGTTTTAAttcttccaaattttatgaaaacttttgagattgagtgTGATGCCTCAGGGATAGGTATTGGAGCTGTTTTAATACAGGATCATAAGCCCATAGCattcttcagtgagaagctgGGAGGAGCGACACTCAATTATCCGACCTACGACAAGGAGTTTTACGCATTGGTCCGAGCACTACAAACTTGGCAGCATTATCTATGGCCAAAGGAGTTCGTCATTCATACTGACCACGAGTCTCTCAAGCACCTAAAGGGTCAACAAAAGCTTAACAAACGTCATGCGCGGTGGGTCGAATTCATAGAATTCCCATATGTGATCAACTACAAAAAAGGTAAAGATAATGTTGTAGCCGACGCATTATCTCGGAGGTATGTTTTGCTTACTTCTTTGGATGCAAGATTGTTGGGTTTTGAGCAGATAAAAGACTTGTATGCT
The sequence above is drawn from the Camelina sativa cultivar DH55 chromosome 4, Cs, whole genome shotgun sequence genome and encodes:
- the LOC104781251 gene encoding RNA polymerase sigma factor sigC isoform X4 yields the protein MASFNSFPIPKQIVGSSSSSSSSRRRILVRSTMASTNTMLVFVPPHPLIKHWLSLLRFRIPMNSVFPTRWSFLSSLKEESRIIYQKDPFKACGCASATPYTTSNNLYVEIKDSKENIGEQMSSAEKSYSSRSMLQYNLLAKNLLALEETFVALDSLRMERDIMLQMAKLGAAEFFKTCLSRSRCSSITSCLSDTTELVGTAPNQQVFVSSRRKLKKIARRSSVTGENGVDQGSLPTGLRTIWNNIDAPRVRRPPIYRKKRERISRNEAEMSTGVKIVADMERIRTQLEEESGKVASLSCWAEAAGMNEKLLMRNLHYGWYCRDELLKSTRSLVLFLARNYRGLGIAHEDLVQAGYVGVLQGAERFDHTRGYKFSTYVQYWIRKSMSMMVSRHARGVHIPASIIRTINQIQKARKTLKTSHGIKYPADEEISKLTSLSVKKIRAANQCLRVVGSIEKKVGDCFSTKFLEFTPDRTMESPEEAVMRQSARRDLHDLLEGLEPREKQVMVLRYGLQDYRPKSLEEIGKLLRVSKEWIRKIERRAMAKLRDQPNAEDLRYYLKQ
- the LOC104781251 gene encoding RNA polymerase sigma factor sigC isoform X5, which produces MNSVFPTRWSFLSSLKEESRIIYQKDPFKACGCASATPYTTSNNLYVEIKDSKENIGEQMSSAEKSYSSRSMLQYNLLAKNLLALEETFVALDSLRMERDIMLQMAKLGAAEFFKTCLSRSRCSSITSCLSDTTELVGTAPNQQVFVSSRRKLKKIARRSSVTGENGVDQGSLPTGLRTIWNNIDAPRVRRPPIYRKKRERISRNEAEMSTGVKIVADMERIRTQLEEESGKVASLSCWAEAAGMNEKLLMRNLHYGWYCRDELLKSTRSLVLFLARNYRGLGIAHEDLVQAGYVGVLQGAERFDHTRGYKFSTYVQYWIRKSMSMMVSRHARGVHIPASIIRTINQIQKARKTLKTSHGIKYPADEEISKLTSLSVKKIRAANQCLRVVGSIEKKVGDCFSTKFLEFTPDRTMESPEEAVMRQSARRDLHDLLEGLEPREKQVMVLRYGLQDYRPKSLEEIGKLLRVSKEWIRKIERRAMAKLRDQPNAEDLRYYLKQ
- the LOC104781251 gene encoding RNA polymerase sigma factor sigC isoform X2, giving the protein MASFNSFPIPKQIVGSSSSSSSSRRRILVRSTMASTNTMLVFVPPHPLIKHWLSLLRFFLNDFSLLLDASVRIPMNSVFPTRWSFLSSLKEESRIIYQKDPFKACGCASATPYTTSNNLYVEIKDSKENIGEQMSSAEKSYSSRSMLQYNLLAKNLLALEETFVALDSLRMERDIMLQMAKLGAAEFFKTCLSRSRCSSITSCLSDTTELVGTAPNQQVFVSSRRKLKKIARRSSVTGENGVDQGSLPTGLRTIWNNIDAPRVRRPPIYRKKRERISRNEAEMSTGVKIVADMERIRTQLEEESGKVASLSCWAEAAGMNEKLLMRNLHYGWYCRDELLKSTRSLVLFLARNYRGLGIAHEDLVQAGYVGVLQGAERFDHTRGYKFSTYVQYWIRKSMSMMVSRHARGVHIPASIIRTINQIQKARKTLKTSHGIKYPADEEISKLTSLSVKKIRAANQCLRVVGSIEKKVGDCFSTKFLEFTPDRTMESPEEAVMRQSARRDLHDLLEGLEPREKQVMVLRYGLQDYRPKSLEEIGKLLRVSKEWIRKIERRAMAKLRDQPNAEDLRYYLKQ